A single genomic interval of Candidatus Omnitrophota bacterium harbors:
- a CDS encoding SH3 domain-containing protein has translation MRKIIFVLVAVSVIFVSSFSLAQEEGVRSAEKAFYRANLFYEAGDYQMAIEKWRSILAEGLESGNLYYNLANAYFKKGELGESILNYERAKRFMPRDSDLLLNLRHAKSLMKRPDPPEKKPILFKWLDMGMVYFTLKQSMILAFLLYYLLAAYIIMTRVFKRYAMYSTIVIITLCLVLIMVIIPTHQKIKDLNRGAVITAKITDAKFEPLEDAAVHFPIYEGMKVHILREKDDWYKIKRPDGKIGWVQGENLGKMTP, from the coding sequence ATGAGGAAAATCATTTTCGTGTTGGTTGCTGTTTCTGTCATTTTTGTATCATCTTTTTCACTCGCACAGGAAGAAGGGGTAAGGTCCGCTGAAAAGGCGTTCTACCGGGCAAACCTCTTTTATGAGGCAGGTGATTACCAAATGGCTATCGAGAAATGGAGGTCTATCTTGGCAGAGGGCCTTGAAAGCGGTAACCTTTATTATAATCTCGCCAACGCGTATTTTAAAAAGGGCGAGCTTGGCGAGTCGATACTGAACTATGAGAGGGCGAAGCGCTTCATGCCCCGTGACAGCGATCTTCTATTGAACTTGAGGCATGCCAAGTCCCTTATGAAAAGACCGGATCCGCCCGAGAAGAAACCCATCCTTTTCAAGTGGCTTGACATGGGGATGGTTTATTTTACCCTCAAACAATCTATGATACTCGCATTTCTCCTGTATTATTTGCTTGCGGCATACATCATAATGACCAGGGTGTTCAAAAGGTACGCCATGTATTCAACCATTGTTATCATAACCTTATGCCTGGTGCTGATCATGGTGATCATTCCCACCCATCAGAAGATAAAAGACCTCAACAGGGGCGCTGTCATTACCGCGAAGATCACAGATGCCAAGTTCGAGCCACTTGAGGACGCGGCGGTGCATTTTCCGATATACGAGGGCATGAAAGTCCATATACTGCGCGAAAAAGACGACTGGTATAAAATTAAGCGCCCTGACGGCAAAATAGGGTGGGTGCAGGGCGAAAATCTGGGCAAAATGACCCCATGA